One window of Manihot esculenta cultivar AM560-2 chromosome 17, M.esculenta_v8, whole genome shotgun sequence genomic DNA carries:
- the LOC110604596 gene encoding subtilisin-like protease SBT5.6 isoform X1 encodes MKRFSVLFLLLLPLLASCTEKKSYIVYFGEHGGEKTHDEIQQTHLSYLNSVKETEEEAIDSLIYSYKHSINGFAALLTQEEASKLSELEEVVSVYETKPGKYSKQTTRSWEFVGLEEGDQKQFSKHHTVGQRELPLRAGFGKNVIVGVLDSGVWPESKSFSDEGMGPIPKSWKGICQTGVAFNSSHCNKKIVGARYYIKGYLNYYKKLNATEDCMSPRDMDGHGTHTASTVAGRQVHDAAAFGGFASGTAKGGAPLARLAIYKACWAIPNQEKAEGNTCFEEDMLAAIDDAIKDGVHVLSMSIGTSEPMQYREDGIAIGALHAVKKGIVVSCAAGNSGPAPSTLSNPAPWIITVGASSVDRAFLGPVVLGNGKKIIGQTATPYQLDKMHPLVYAADVAAPGIPKNESDQCLPNSLSPKKVKGKIVLCIRGLGMRVGKGMEVKRAGGVGFVLGNAPQNGNDISVDAHVLPATAVVDTDAIEILNYIKSTNKPKAIIGKGKTVLHYSPAPSMAAFTSRGPNVIDLNILKPDITAPGINILAAWSRGDSPTKLWDDNRIADYVIESGTSMACPHVSAVAALLRAIYPKWSSAAIRSAIMTTAWMKNNKGQPIKDPSGKIADPFQFGSGHFRPSKAADPGLVYDASYDDYVAYLCNYGYSFLGHYHCPKNKTLEPTYNLNYPSVSIPKLNDTVIVKRSVTNVGAAKSVYFFTAKPPVGISIKASPSILYFSSVGHKRSFTLTVAARDAQTAKNYYKNEFAFGWYTWTDSYHYVRSPVAVSLA; translated from the exons ATGAAAagattttctgttttgtttcttcTCCTTCTGCCTCTTTTAGCCTCATGTACAGAGAAAAAG AGCTATATAGTGTACTTTGGAGAGCATGGGGGAGAGAAAACACATGATGAAATACAACAAACTCATCTCTCATATTTGAACTCAGTGAAAGAAACTGAGGAAGAAGCTATAGATTCTCTTATTTACAGCTACAAGCACAGCATAAATGGCTTTGCTGCATTGCTAACCCAAGAAGAAGCCTCTAAACTCTCCG AGTTGGAAGAAGTGGTTTCAGTGTATGAAACCAAGCCAGGGAAATACTCAAAGCAAACTACAAGGTCATGGGAATTTGTAGGCTTGGAGGAGGGAGATCAGAAACAATTCTCCAAACATCACACTGTTGGCCAAAGAGAATTACCATTGAGAGCTGGATTCGGCAAAAATGTCATAGTGGGTGTCTTGGACAGTG GTGTGTGGCCGGAATCAAAGAGTTTCAGTGATGAAGGAATGGGACCCATTCCAAAATCATGGAAGGGAATCTGCCAAACTGGGGTAGCTTTTAACTCATCCCATTGTAACAA GAAAATTGTCGGAGCTAGATACTACATTAAGGGTTACTTAAATTACTACAAAAAACTTAATGCCACCGAGGACTGCATGTCACCTCGTGACATGGACGGCCACGGAACTCACACGGCGTCCACAGTTGCCGGAAGGCAGGTGCATGACGCTGCTGCCTTCGGTGGTTTCGCCAGCGGAACAGCCAAAGGAGGAGCACCGTTAGCACGCCTGGCCATATACAAGGCGTGTTGGGCGATTCCTAATCAAGAAAAAGCAGAAGGCAACACATGTTTCGAAGAAGATATGCTTGCAGCCATAGACGACGCCATAAAGGATGGAGTCCATGTATTAAGCATGTCCATTGGCACCAGTGAGCCGATGCAGTACCGTGAAGATGGCATTGCCATTGGTGCTTTACATGCTGTAAAAAAAGGCATCGTAGTTTCTTGTGCTGCTGGTAACTCAGGTCCTGCTCCGAGTACCTTGTCCAACCCTGCTCCTTGGATTATTACAGTTGGTGCCAGTAGCGTGGATCGGGCGTTTTTGGGTCCTGTCGTGCTTGGAAATGGCAAGAAAATTATC GGACAAACTGCGACTCCATACCAGCTAGACAAAATGCACCCATTAGTGTACGCAGCAGATGTGGCTGCTCCAGGAATCCCCAAGAATGAATCCGA CCAATGTCTCCCTAATTCCCTTTCTCCAAAAAAGGTAAAGGGTAAGATAGTGTTGTGCATAAGAGGGCTTGGAATGAGAGTTGGAAAAGGCATGGAGGTGAAAAGGGCTGGTGGTGTTGGTTTTGTCTTAGGAAATGCTCCACAAAATGGCAATGATATATCAGTGGATGCTCATGTTCTTCCAGCAACTGCTGTGGTTGACACAGACGCAATTGAAATTCTTAACTACATCAAGTCTACCAATAAGCCAAAGGCTATCATTGGAAAAGGAAAGACTGTGTTACATTATTCACCTGCACCTTCCATGGCGGCATTCACTAGTAGGGGTCCAAATGTCATTGATCTTAATATTCTCAAG CCTGACATCACAGCACCAGGGATAAATATACTAGCAGCATGGTCTCGAGGAGATTCCCCTACAAAATTGTGGGATGATAATCGAATCGCTGATTATGTCATTGAGTCAGGAACTTCAATGGCTTGTCCCCATGTTTCTGCTGTTGCTGCACTTCTTAGAGCCATATATCCAAAATGGAGCAGTGCTGCTATAAGGTCTGCTATAATGACTACAGCCTGGATGAAAAACAACAAGGGTCAGCCTATAAAAGACCCATCAGGTAAAATTGCAGATCCTTTCCAATTCGGATCTGGTCACTTCCGACCATCCAAGGCAGCAGACCCTGGTCTAGTTTATGATGCATCCTATGACGACTACGTTGCTTATCTTTGCAACTATGGATATTCATTTTTGGGTCATTATCATTGCCCGAAAAATAAAACGTTGGAGCCGACATACAACTTGAACTACCCATCTGTTTCAATTCCTAAACTGAATGACACTGTAATAGTTAAGAGAAGTGTGACGAATGTTGGTGCTGCCAAGAGTGTCTACTTCTTCACTGCCAAGCCACCTGTGGGAATTTCCATTAAAGCCTCGCCGAGTATTTTGTACTTCAGCAGCGTTGGCCACAAGAGAAGCTTCACTTTAACAGTTGCAGCAAGAGATGCTCAAACTGCAAAGAATTATTACAAGAACGAGTTTGCCTTTGGCTGGTACACTTGGACTGATAGTTATCATTACGTGAGAAGCCCTGTTGCAGTTTCTTTAGCataa
- the LOC110604596 gene encoding subtilisin-like protease SBT5.6 isoform X2, which produces MGICRLGGGRSETILQTSHCWPKRITIESWIRQKCHSVWPESKSFSDEGMGPIPKSWKGICQTGVAFNSSHCNKKIVGARYYIKGYLNYYKKLNATEDCMSPRDMDGHGTHTASTVAGRQVHDAAAFGGFASGTAKGGAPLARLAIYKACWAIPNQEKAEGNTCFEEDMLAAIDDAIKDGVHVLSMSIGTSEPMQYREDGIAIGALHAVKKGIVVSCAAGNSGPAPSTLSNPAPWIITVGASSVDRAFLGPVVLGNGKKIIGQTATPYQLDKMHPLVYAADVAAPGIPKNESDQCLPNSLSPKKVKGKIVLCIRGLGMRVGKGMEVKRAGGVGFVLGNAPQNGNDISVDAHVLPATAVVDTDAIEILNYIKSTNKPKAIIGKGKTVLHYSPAPSMAAFTSRGPNVIDLNILKPDITAPGINILAAWSRGDSPTKLWDDNRIADYVIESGTSMACPHVSAVAALLRAIYPKWSSAAIRSAIMTTAWMKNNKGQPIKDPSGKIADPFQFGSGHFRPSKAADPGLVYDASYDDYVAYLCNYGYSFLGHYHCPKNKTLEPTYNLNYPSVSIPKLNDTVIVKRSVTNVGAAKSVYFFTAKPPVGISIKASPSILYFSSVGHKRSFTLTVAARDAQTAKNYYKNEFAFGWYTWTDSYHYVRSPVAVSLA; this is translated from the exons ATGGGAATTTGTAGGCTTGGAGGAGGGAGATCAGAAACAATTCTCCAAACATCACACTGTTGGCCAAAGAGAATTACCATTGAGAGCTGGATTCGGCAAAAATGTCATA GTGTGTGGCCGGAATCAAAGAGTTTCAGTGATGAAGGAATGGGACCCATTCCAAAATCATGGAAGGGAATCTGCCAAACTGGGGTAGCTTTTAACTCATCCCATTGTAACAA GAAAATTGTCGGAGCTAGATACTACATTAAGGGTTACTTAAATTACTACAAAAAACTTAATGCCACCGAGGACTGCATGTCACCTCGTGACATGGACGGCCACGGAACTCACACGGCGTCCACAGTTGCCGGAAGGCAGGTGCATGACGCTGCTGCCTTCGGTGGTTTCGCCAGCGGAACAGCCAAAGGAGGAGCACCGTTAGCACGCCTGGCCATATACAAGGCGTGTTGGGCGATTCCTAATCAAGAAAAAGCAGAAGGCAACACATGTTTCGAAGAAGATATGCTTGCAGCCATAGACGACGCCATAAAGGATGGAGTCCATGTATTAAGCATGTCCATTGGCACCAGTGAGCCGATGCAGTACCGTGAAGATGGCATTGCCATTGGTGCTTTACATGCTGTAAAAAAAGGCATCGTAGTTTCTTGTGCTGCTGGTAACTCAGGTCCTGCTCCGAGTACCTTGTCCAACCCTGCTCCTTGGATTATTACAGTTGGTGCCAGTAGCGTGGATCGGGCGTTTTTGGGTCCTGTCGTGCTTGGAAATGGCAAGAAAATTATC GGACAAACTGCGACTCCATACCAGCTAGACAAAATGCACCCATTAGTGTACGCAGCAGATGTGGCTGCTCCAGGAATCCCCAAGAATGAATCCGA CCAATGTCTCCCTAATTCCCTTTCTCCAAAAAAGGTAAAGGGTAAGATAGTGTTGTGCATAAGAGGGCTTGGAATGAGAGTTGGAAAAGGCATGGAGGTGAAAAGGGCTGGTGGTGTTGGTTTTGTCTTAGGAAATGCTCCACAAAATGGCAATGATATATCAGTGGATGCTCATGTTCTTCCAGCAACTGCTGTGGTTGACACAGACGCAATTGAAATTCTTAACTACATCAAGTCTACCAATAAGCCAAAGGCTATCATTGGAAAAGGAAAGACTGTGTTACATTATTCACCTGCACCTTCCATGGCGGCATTCACTAGTAGGGGTCCAAATGTCATTGATCTTAATATTCTCAAG CCTGACATCACAGCACCAGGGATAAATATACTAGCAGCATGGTCTCGAGGAGATTCCCCTACAAAATTGTGGGATGATAATCGAATCGCTGATTATGTCATTGAGTCAGGAACTTCAATGGCTTGTCCCCATGTTTCTGCTGTTGCTGCACTTCTTAGAGCCATATATCCAAAATGGAGCAGTGCTGCTATAAGGTCTGCTATAATGACTACAGCCTGGATGAAAAACAACAAGGGTCAGCCTATAAAAGACCCATCAGGTAAAATTGCAGATCCTTTCCAATTCGGATCTGGTCACTTCCGACCATCCAAGGCAGCAGACCCTGGTCTAGTTTATGATGCATCCTATGACGACTACGTTGCTTATCTTTGCAACTATGGATATTCATTTTTGGGTCATTATCATTGCCCGAAAAATAAAACGTTGGAGCCGACATACAACTTGAACTACCCATCTGTTTCAATTCCTAAACTGAATGACACTGTAATAGTTAAGAGAAGTGTGACGAATGTTGGTGCTGCCAAGAGTGTCTACTTCTTCACTGCCAAGCCACCTGTGGGAATTTCCATTAAAGCCTCGCCGAGTATTTTGTACTTCAGCAGCGTTGGCCACAAGAGAAGCTTCACTTTAACAGTTGCAGCAAGAGATGCTCAAACTGCAAAGAATTATTACAAGAACGAGTTTGCCTTTGGCTGGTACACTTGGACTGATAGTTATCATTACGTGAGAAGCCCTGTTGCAGTTTCTTTAGCataa
- the LOC110605500 gene encoding uncharacterized protein LOC110605500 codes for MAAEEFQESDIIFSDHNLTGFKEINRQNHSCSNRSGSKTKLKKSTSSSSSSVPVNIPCSNVVRFSEAGAEFDEEFDGEELIPPHVIVGRRIQGKMAFSVCTGNGRTLKGRDLSQVRNSILRLTGFLET; via the coding sequence ATGGCCGCCGAAGAGTTTCAAGAATCCGATATCATCTTCTCCGACCACAATCTCACCGGCTTCAAGGAAATCAATCGTCAAAATCATAGTTGTAGTAATCGGAGTGGAAGCAAAACGAAGCTCAAGAAAtcgacttcttcttcttcttcttccgtACCTGTGAATATTCCCTGCAGCAATGTGGTGCGGTTCTCGGAAGCTGGTGCTGAGTTTGACGAGGAATTTGATGGAGAGGAATTGATTCCGCCGCATGTTATAGTTGGGAGGAGAATTCAAGGGAAAATGGCGTTCTCTGTTTGTACTGGAAATGGAAGGACATTAAAGGGAAGGGATTTGAGTCAAGTTAGGAATTCAATTCTTAGGTTGACTGGATTTTTAGAAACATAA